CGACTCGGCCGGCGACAAGGTCGCGGACTTCCTCGCGCCGGACAAGCGGCAGGACCCGCCGTCCACTTTGAGGTAGCGGCGCGCTGACGGCGGTTCGGCGCCCTTTGGCGCCGAGCCGTCACGAAGACGCCCGTCACCACGACGCACAGTGGCCGCACAGGCTTCGCACAATCTTTTCGAGGGGTAAGCCGGGCAACGTGGACACCGCAGTCAACACCGCGAGCCACTGATCCGGAGACTCCTTCATGCCGCCCCGACGCACCAAGAGCACCGACCATCCAGACCACCAGATCGAAGACCACGACCGCGGGTTGGAGTTCGACCTGCAGACCCTGAGCCGGCGCGGCGCACTGGCGTTCATGGGCACCGGCCTGCTGGCAGTCGTGGGGTGCTCCACCGCGGCGAAGGTCACCTCGGGCGCGTCCGCGACAGCGACCTCGCCATCCAACTCGCCGTCCAACTCGTCGGCAGCCGGGTCCACAGCCACGGCCAGCAACACGCCCTCCGCTGCCCAGTCCTACACCGAGATCCCCGACGAGACGGCCGGCCCGTTCCCGGGCAACGGCTCCAACGGCCCGAACGCGCTGGCCATGAGCGGGATCGTGCGCAGCGACATCCGATCCAGCTTCGGAACCTCGACAACCACCGCCAAGGGCCTCCCGCTCACGGTCCGGCTGACGCTGCGCGACTCGGCGAACGGCTACCAGGTGCTCAAGGGCGCCGCGGTCTACCTGTGGCACTGCGACATCGACGGCCAGTACTCGATGTACTCGCAGAACGTCACGAACGAGAACTACCTGCGCGGCGTACAGGAATCCGACGCCAACGGCCAGCTCACCTTCACCACGATCTTTCCGGGCGCCTACGACGGCCGGTGGCCGCACCTGCACTTCGAGGTGTACTCCAGCCTTGCCAACGCCACCGCGGCCGGCAGGATCCTCGCCACGTCCCAGCTCGCCCTGCCCGAAGAGGCGTGCGCCCAGGTGTACGCCACCCCGGGCTACGAGCAGAGCGTCCAGAACCTGGCGCGGACCTCGCTGACCTCGGACATGGTGTTCGGTGACGACGGCGGCGTCCATCAGCTGGCGACGATGAGCGGATCGGCGTCGAGCGGGTACACCGCCTCGTTGACGGTGGCCATATAGATATATCGACGGCATAAAATCGACGCAACTGGGCTACGCGTCGACATGCTGGCTGGTGATTCTGCTGCGATGATCACCCGGTGACG
The Jatrophihabitans sp. DNA segment above includes these coding regions:
- a CDS encoding intradiol ring-cleavage dioxygenase — protein: MPPRRTKSTDHPDHQIEDHDRGLEFDLQTLSRRGALAFMGTGLLAVVGCSTAAKVTSGASATATSPSNSPSNSSAAGSTATASNTPSAAQSYTEIPDETAGPFPGNGSNGPNALAMSGIVRSDIRSSFGTSTTTAKGLPLTVRLTLRDSANGYQVLKGAAVYLWHCDIDGQYSMYSQNVTNENYLRGVQESDANGQLTFTTIFPGAYDGRWPHLHFEVYSSLANATAAGRILATSQLALPEEACAQVYATPGYEQSVQNLARTSLTSDMVFGDDGGVHQLATMSGSASSGYTASLTVAI